One Bartonella tribocorum CIP 105476 genomic window carries:
- a CDS encoding AAA family ATPase codes for MKYAINATVEKNPWARPKKQPDGAAQNRNSDDIALWNTLVDSVRALAQMNDWTKAEVARRIGMPDGTFSQWYAGSYAGQLGKQNAKVHQWVEALKETAGFLEKIPEKPAFQKNRIACEIIDTLTLAQSTGDMVMITLDAGNGKTETCRHYRATRPHVYLVTASPHTRSVHGILNDMAAELEVVEYNPTRLTRAIGKRLERVGGGTLLIVDEAQNLTDEAINQLRHFVDINGTGLALVGNDEISGRLVHRQNGPSYAQIKSRLAMHLKRRKPYSEDIAARIHDWGIEDAGAIKFLTGIGLKAGALRQIDKTMMLARMAALGDGCEVTLKHVKAAWKNRDVEELA; via the coding sequence ATGAAGTACGCGATAAATGCAACGGTTGAAAAAAATCCTTGGGCGCGCCCAAAAAAGCAGCCCGATGGGGCAGCGCAAAACCGCAATAGTGATGATATTGCTTTATGGAACACGCTTGTGGATTCGGTAAGAGCTCTGGCACAAATGAATGATTGGACGAAAGCAGAAGTGGCGCGGCGCATCGGCATGCCGGATGGGACGTTTTCGCAGTGGTATGCGGGCAGTTATGCGGGGCAATTGGGTAAACAGAATGCGAAGGTTCACCAATGGGTTGAGGCTTTAAAAGAAACAGCGGGATTTTTGGAGAAGATCCCCGAAAAGCCTGCGTTTCAAAAGAACCGTATAGCTTGTGAAATCATTGACACGCTAACACTGGCGCAAAGTACGGGTGATATGGTGATGATTACGCTTGATGCGGGCAATGGTAAGACAGAAACCTGCCGGCATTACCGCGCAACCCGCCCGCATGTTTACCTTGTGACAGCAAGCCCGCATACGCGCAGTGTTCATGGTATTTTGAATGATATGGCAGCGGAATTGGAAGTGGTGGAATATAACCCCACCCGCTTAACGCGTGCGATTGGCAAGAGATTAGAGCGTGTTGGTGGGGGGACACTGCTGATTGTGGATGAAGCGCAAAATTTAACAGATGAGGCGATTAATCAGTTGCGTCATTTTGTTGATATCAATGGCACAGGGCTCGCTTTGGTGGGGAATGATGAGATTTCAGGGCGCCTTGTTCATCGTCAAAATGGTCCTTCTTATGCACAAATTAAAAGCCGCTTGGCAATGCATCTAAAGCGTCGCAAGCCTTATAGCGAAGATATTGCGGCGCGCATTCACGATTGGGGAATTGAAGATGCTGGTGCAATAAAGTTTTTGACAGGGATTGGTTTGAAAGCTGGGGCTTTACGGCAGATTGATAAGACGATGATGTTAGCACGCATGGCAGCGCTTGGAGATGGGTGTGAGGTGACTTTGAAACATGTCAAAGCGGCATGGAAAAACCGCGATGTGGAGGAATTGGCATGA
- a CDS encoding transposase domain-containing protein produces the protein MKEWFSIAELAKAALPGLPKSKGGLRKILATTWRHQSELTRKVKGVSRPVVEVHISLLPEVARAALLVRSGGGCVKESDQKTSVWARYEGLSKVHKRRCEERLKALCSMEDLLQAGMGVHDAASLCAVQFGVSRMSLFNWRQMVEGYERTDWLAALAPCYGEERFSQWAECHEEAWEVLCSDYLRSSRPAFSACYRRMVLVAREKGWEPIPSERALRRRFKAQVSKAVVVLAREGEEKAKKLYPAQRRDRSSLHALQAVNMDGHKLDVFVRVPWSLKPVRLYLIAIQDLYSGKILSWRLSDAETWEIVRLVIGDMVEAYGIPERMTLDNGRAFTSKWISGGVQNRFRFKIKADEPQGLLTSLGIQLQWTTPYSGQSKPIERAWRDLAEAISKHPFCAGAYTGNKPDAKPEDYGKRAIEFEAFKAHVGAQIVAHNAQAGRKALTCAGRSFDETFAESLTAEGTIIRQATAAQRALWLLTSEALRTQKGTGEIHFYGNRYWARALNEYAGKKVIVRFDPDYLHQDLRVYDLNNRLLCMAECLADVGFYDQQAARLNGRLRKEYVRAVKAEKQLAAKLAPDHLADVYGRLEKKDDGSKSKLVVKPKVSRLMPNHAGNLAVKVQDDEALEPQEFSQHLHKALRRFSASDEGREVIKFPKR, from the coding sequence ATGAAGGAATGGTTTAGTATTGCCGAATTAGCCAAGGCGGCTTTGCCAGGATTGCCAAAGAGTAAGGGCGGATTGCGTAAGATTTTAGCAACCACATGGCGACATCAAAGTGAATTGACACGTAAAGTTAAAGGGGTTTCTCGTCCTGTTGTAGAGGTTCACATTTCCTTATTACCGGAAGTGGCGCGGGCGGCATTGTTAGTGCGCTCTGGTGGGGGGTGTGTAAAAGAAAGCGATCAAAAGACAAGTGTTTGGGCGCGTTATGAAGGGCTTTCAAAGGTGCATAAAAGGCGCTGTGAAGAGCGTTTGAAGGCGCTTTGTTCTATGGAGGATTTACTTCAAGCCGGTATGGGGGTGCATGATGCGGCAAGTTTGTGCGCGGTTCAGTTTGGGGTGAGCCGGATGTCGCTTTTTAATTGGCGGCAGATGGTGGAAGGGTATGAGCGCACTGATTGGTTAGCGGCGCTGGCGCCTTGTTATGGTGAGGAGCGTTTTTCGCAATGGGCTGAGTGTCATGAGGAGGCATGGGAGGTTTTGTGTTCGGATTATTTGCGTTCGTCCCGCCCTGCTTTTTCGGCATGTTATCGACGTATGGTTTTGGTGGCGCGTGAGAAAGGGTGGGAGCCTATTCCTTCAGAGCGGGCGTTACGGCGGCGTTTTAAAGCGCAAGTTTCCAAAGCGGTTGTGGTGTTGGCGCGTGAGGGTGAGGAGAAGGCCAAGAAGCTTTATCCGGCACAACGGCGTGATCGCTCGAGTTTGCATGCTTTGCAAGCGGTGAATATGGACGGGCATAAGTTGGATGTTTTTGTGCGTGTTCCGTGGAGCTTAAAGCCAGTGCGGCTTTATCTGATAGCGATACAAGATCTTTATTCAGGCAAGATTTTATCATGGCGCCTATCGGATGCGGAGACTTGGGAAATCGTGCGTTTGGTGATTGGTGATATGGTGGAGGCTTATGGGATACCGGAGCGTATGACCTTAGATAATGGGCGTGCTTTTACCAGCAAGTGGATTTCTGGGGGTGTGCAAAACCGCTTTCGTTTTAAGATTAAGGCGGATGAACCGCAGGGTCTTTTGACCAGTTTGGGCATTCAATTGCAATGGACGACTCCTTATAGCGGGCAGTCGAAACCGATTGAGCGGGCATGGCGTGATTTGGCAGAGGCGATTTCGAAGCATCCTTTTTGTGCGGGGGCTTATACGGGCAATAAGCCGGATGCCAAGCCTGAAGATTATGGCAAACGTGCGATAGAATTTGAAGCGTTTAAAGCCCATGTTGGTGCGCAGATTGTGGCGCATAATGCACAAGCAGGGCGCAAGGCGCTGACATGTGCGGGGCGCAGTTTTGATGAGACTTTTGCAGAAAGTTTGACAGCAGAGGGGACGATTATTCGGCAGGCAACGGCAGCACAGCGTGCTTTATGGCTTTTGACCTCAGAGGCATTGCGTACACAAAAGGGGACGGGGGAGATTCATTTTTATGGCAATCGTTATTGGGCGCGGGCATTGAATGAGTATGCGGGGAAGAAGGTTATTGTACGCTTTGATCCGGATTATTTGCACCAAGATTTGCGGGTTTATGATTTGAACAATCGGTTGCTTTGCATGGCAGAATGTCTTGCAGATGTGGGCTTTTATGACCAGCAGGCAGCGCGTTTGAATGGGCGTTTGCGTAAAGAATATGTGAGAGCTGTTAAAGCAGAAAAACAATTGGCAGCAAAGCTTGCACCTGATCACTTGGCTGATGTTTATGGGCGCCTTGAGAAAAAGGATGATGGTTCAAAATCCAAGCTTGTTGTTAAGCCAAAGGTTAGCCGCTTGATGCCAAACCATGCGGGGAATTTAGCCGTGAAAGTGCAGGATGATGAGGCTTTGGAACCCCAAGAATTTAGTCAACATTTGCACAAAGCTTTAAGACGGTTTTCCGCCTCTGATGAGGGGCGTGAAGTGATAAAGTTTCCTAAACGATAG
- a CDS encoding ParB/RepB/Spo0J family partition protein — protein sequence MAQFQEIALDLIVVPERIRPVDDEHAKALAQSMAREGLMNPITVRHTPNAKEGNYTLIAGAHRLRAAELLGYSEIDAVVVQADKNNAALLEVAENLFRNELSVIDRALFVQTYRELWEKKYGGIQRGGDHGNQYTKDKVAKGQVDPLPKDGSSEHHETGCEGDKVAKGQVVPLPKEGFSEHHETGCEGDKVAKGKVYPLPNEGDLNGKGTVLSFAEHVADRIGLSSKSVRRLNSIAQHLQPELRAVLRGTALADNQAQLLKLAKMEPVSQRRVAIALQQVEGDLRRAVDLVNGVNTPPQINEQERIFAQLLGVWQRADAQTRARFYDYLNKQSGEEQA from the coding sequence ATGGCACAGTTTCAAGAGATTGCTTTAGATTTGATTGTTGTTCCCGAACGTATACGCCCTGTGGATGATGAGCATGCCAAGGCGCTTGCACAATCCATGGCGCGGGAGGGATTGATGAATCCGATTACTGTGCGCCATACCCCCAATGCTAAGGAAGGCAATTACACGCTGATTGCTGGCGCGCACCGGTTACGGGCTGCGGAGCTTTTAGGCTATAGCGAAATTGATGCGGTTGTGGTGCAGGCGGATAAGAACAATGCTGCGCTTTTAGAAGTGGCAGAAAACTTGTTTCGCAATGAATTGTCAGTGATTGACCGCGCTTTGTTTGTGCAGACGTACCGCGAATTGTGGGAAAAGAAGTACGGGGGGATTCAACGTGGTGGTGACCACGGTAATCAATATACAAAGGACAAAGTGGCAAAGGGTCAAGTTGACCCTTTGCCAAAAGATGGTTCTTCAGAGCATCATGAAACTGGGTGTGAAGGAGACAAAGTGGCAAAGGGACAAGTTGTCCCTTTGCCAAAAGAAGGCTTTTCAGAGCATCATGAAACTGGATGTGAAGGAGACAAAGTGGCAAAGGGTAAAGTTTACCCTTTGCCAAATGAAGGTGATTTAAATGGCAAAGGGACAGTTTTATCTTTTGCCGAACATGTGGCGGACCGTATTGGTTTGTCTTCAAAATCAGTAAGACGTCTTAACAGCATTGCTCAGCATCTACAGCCGGAGTTGCGGGCGGTTTTGCGTGGGACTGCATTGGCAGATAATCAAGCGCAATTGTTAAAGCTTGCCAAGATGGAGCCGGTTTCGCAACGGCGGGTGGCGATTGCTTTGCAACAGGTTGAGGGGGATTTGCGGCGGGCTGTTGATTTGGTCAATGGGGTTAATACGCCGCCGCAAATCAATGAACAAGAACGGATTTTTGCTCAATTGTTGGGGGTGTGGCAGAGAGCAGATGCGCAGACACGGGCGCGGTTTTATGATTATTTGAACAAGCAATCGGGGGAGGAGCAGGCATGA
- a CDS encoding helix-turn-helix domain-containing protein produces the protein MTTTQKWDRHSILAELRRRNMTLAELAKAYQLSSSSVQHIWTRPNEKAERAIADFIGLPVEQVFSDRYPKSRRRIFKAAKHANTDSRTQSALRGNAA, from the coding sequence ATGACAACCACACAAAAATGGGATCGCCATAGTATTTTAGCCGAGCTACGCCGCCGGAATATGACCTTGGCGGAGCTCGCGAAAGCGTATCAACTCTCCTCATCCAGTGTTCAACACATCTGGACACGGCCCAATGAGAAAGCAGAACGTGCTATTGCCGATTTTATTGGCTTGCCCGTCGAGCAGGTTTTTAGCGACCGCTACCCTAAAAGCCGCCGTCGTATTTTTAAAGCAGCAAAACACGCTAATACGGATTCGCGTACACAGTCCGCATTGCGCGGTAATGCTGCTTGA